In the Acropora muricata isolate sample 2 chromosome 10, ASM3666990v1, whole genome shotgun sequence genome, one interval contains:
- the LOC136931769 gene encoding zinc finger protein 732-like isoform X2 → MPKSFLIKHSVSSKFEITDRLRQTSETHADKSALGGQVEIKVNNEKTSERTYPTQSRDEKVCHKHERPLFNSSGLSLDSEKRFLPNLAEFKEQWHSDPFWKTPSLPLWNCFQQTQGEAKSFTRWMQQWAQTMRLQTLTPGIPFGDTHVIPIGDYQGMYRHCGALMPQEGCTNKKNIEIEEKQFPRESFQEVNYTEVNQGKDHSMGNERRPRSMTKQLYHCQVCDKVFNNSISLKQHMIVHSSKKPFQCKSCGKSFKRSSTLSTHMLIHSDTRPFECHFCGKRFHQKSDMKKHTYIHTGEKPHQCSFCGKSFSQSSNLITHCRKHKGFKPFSCEECGISFMRKVDLRRHLYTHEMED, encoded by the exons ATGCCGAAATCTTTCCTTATCAAGCACAGCGTTTCCTCGAAATTTGAAATCACCGACAGATTGAGACAAACAAGTGAAACGCACG CTGATAAGAGCGCCCTCGGTGGACAAGTGGAGAtaaaagtaaacaatgaaaaGACAAGTGAAAGAACTTACCCGACGCAAAGTAGGGATGAGAAAGTTTGCCACAAACATGAGCGGCCATTGTTTAATTCTTCAG GTTTGAGTTTGGATTCAGAGAAAagatttttgccaaatttggCCGAGTTTAAGGAGCAATGGCACAGCGACCCGTTTTGGAAAACCCCTTCCCTCCCTCTTTGGAATTGCTTTCAACAAACCCAGGGAGAAGCCAAGTCCTTCACACGCTGGATGCAACAGTGGGCACAAACGATGAGGCTCCAAACTCTTACCCCTGGGATTCCCTTTGGCGATACGCATGTGATTCCCATTGGGGACTATCAGGGGATGTATCGGCATTGCGGTGCTCTGATGCCCCAGGAAGGATGCACTAACAAGAAAAATATCGAAATAGAAGAAAAACAGTTTCCAAGGGAGAGTTTTCAAGAGGTTAACTACACCGAAGTGAACCAAGGGAAAGATCATTCCATGGGAAATGAGAGAAGACCGAGGTCGATGACGAAACAGCTGTATCACTGCCAGGTCTGTGACAAAGTGTTTAATAATTCCATCAGTCTGAAGCAGCATATGATTGTGCACTCAAGCAAAAAGCCATTCCAGTGCAAATCGTGCGGCAAAAGTTTCAAGCGTTCATCCACGCTGTCTACGCACATGCTGATTCACTCAGACACGCGCCCTTTCGAATGCCATTTCTGCGGAAAGAGATTTCACCAGAAATCTGACATGAAGAAACATACCTACATCCACACGGGCGAAAAACCACATCAGTGCAGCTTCTGTGGCAAGTCATTCAGTCAGTCATCAAATCTCATCACACACTGTCGAAAGCATAAAGGTTTCAAGCCATTCTCGTGCGAGGAATGCGGCATATCGTTCATGCGCAAAGTGGACCTGAGAAGACATTTGTACACCCACGAAATGGAGGATTGA
- the LOC136931442 gene encoding zinc finger protein Gfi-1b-like isoform X3, translated as MVSDKPSNKETKTSSSNRPFDIENLFSLDDKAKKEQKTSSKLFAVSSSRPNFTNMDPAAVTVNDVRHYPPGFPSQLIPGAFNPFFLSPYARYPPQSFLSQREGLSFPYWQSPLFGQNQFIPRMTADSKVFTRGTTQPNAQEKKKTEKVYNGETFDCLSCKKVFSTPHGLEVHVRRSHIGRRPFACDVCGKTFGHAVSLEQHKKIHTNERTFECKQCNKTFKRSSTLSTHMLIHSDTRPFPCDYCGKRFHQKSDMKKHTYVHTGEKPHKCQQCGKAFSQSSNLITHSRKHSGFKPFSCQVCDRAFYRKVDLRRHAYTHEMEQFSNKES; from the exons ATGGTAAGCGACAAACCAAGCAACAAGGAAACCAAGACTTCCTCTTCAAACCGTCCATTCGATATTGAAAACTTGTTCTCTTTGGAtgataaagccaaaaaagagcaaaaaacgTCTTCCAAGTTGTTTGCAGTCAGTTCATCTCGGCCAAATTTTACAAACATGGATCCGGCTGCGGTTACTGTCAATG ATGTTCGCCATTATCCTCCCGGTTTTCCCTCCCAATTAATTCCTGGTGCTTTCAATCCGTTTTTCCTTTCTCCTTATGCGCGTTATCCGCCTCAATCGTTTTTATCGCAGCGCGAGGGACTTAGCTTTCCCTACTGGCAGTCACCTTTGTTTGGCCAAAACCAGTTCATACCGCGTATGACAGCCGACTCTAAGGTGTTTACACGTGGTACAACGCAGCCTAACGCacaggaaaagaagaaaacggaAAAGGTTTACAATGGCGAAACCTTTGATTGCTTGAGCTGCAAGAAAGTGTTTAGCACACCGCACGGTTTGGAAGTCCACGTGAGACGCTCTCACATCGGACGGCGCCCGTTTGCTTGCGACGTCTGTGGGAAAACGTTTGGTCATGCAGTGAGTTTGgaacaacacaaaaaaatccACACCAACGAGAGAACTTTTGAGTGCAAGCAGTGCAACAAGACCTTCAAAAGATCCTCGACTCTGTCCACTCACATGCTTATTCACTCAGACACGAGACCGTTTCCCTGTGACTACTGCGGAAAGAGATTTCATCAGAAATCGGACATGAAAAAACACACTTATGTTCACACGGGCGAGAAGCCTCACAAATGTCAGCAGTGTGGAAAAGCGTTTAGTCAATCTAGCAATCTCATCACTCACAGTCGAAAACATTCAGGTTTCAAACCTTTCTCTTGCCAAGTGTGCGATCGAGCATTTTACAGAAAAGTTGATCTTAGGCGGCACGCATATACGCATGAGATGGaacaattttcaaataaagagTCTTAG
- the LOC136931442 gene encoding zinc finger protein Gfi-1b-like isoform X2: MPLLQNDQLTVVPSTSDFLPPTNEIFFLTKKTMPRSFLVKKKVAQPVPADPQNLTDTDLIHGQTSDCEMVSDKPSNKETKTSSSNRPFDIENLFSLDDKAKKEQKTSSKLFAVSSSRPNFTNMDPAAVTVNDVRHYPPGFPSQLIPGAFNPFFLSPYARYPPQSFLSQREGLSFPYWQSPLFGQNQFIPRMTADSKVFTRGTTQPNAQEKKKTEKVYNGETFDCLSCKKVFSTPHGLEVHVRRSHIGRRPFACDVCGKTFGHAVSLEQHKKIHTNERTFECKQCNKTFKRSSTLSTHMLIHSDTRPFPCDYCGKRFHQKSDMKKHTYVHTGEKPHKCQQCGKAFSQSSNLITHSRKHSGFKPFSCQVCDRAFYRKVDLRRHAYTHEMEQFSNKES; the protein is encoded by the exons ATGCCTTTATTACAAAACGACCAGCTTACAGTAGTTCCTTCAACTTCAGATTTTTTACCTCCAACCaacgagattttttttttgacaaaaaagaCCATGCCGAGATCTTTCCTGGTTAAAAAGAAAGTGGCACAGCCAGTCCCTGCGGATCCGCAAAATCTCACGGATACTGATTTAATCCATG GGCAAACTTCAGACTGCGAAATGGTAAGCGACAAACCAAGCAACAAGGAAACCAAGACTTCCTCTTCAAACCGTCCATTCGATATTGAAAACTTGTTCTCTTTGGAtgataaagccaaaaaagagcaaaaaacgTCTTCCAAGTTGTTTGCAGTCAGTTCATCTCGGCCAAATTTTACAAACATGGATCCGGCTGCGGTTACTGTCAATG ATGTTCGCCATTATCCTCCCGGTTTTCCCTCCCAATTAATTCCTGGTGCTTTCAATCCGTTTTTCCTTTCTCCTTATGCGCGTTATCCGCCTCAATCGTTTTTATCGCAGCGCGAGGGACTTAGCTTTCCCTACTGGCAGTCACCTTTGTTTGGCCAAAACCAGTTCATACCGCGTATGACAGCCGACTCTAAGGTGTTTACACGTGGTACAACGCAGCCTAACGCacaggaaaagaagaaaacggaAAAGGTTTACAATGGCGAAACCTTTGATTGCTTGAGCTGCAAGAAAGTGTTTAGCACACCGCACGGTTTGGAAGTCCACGTGAGACGCTCTCACATCGGACGGCGCCCGTTTGCTTGCGACGTCTGTGGGAAAACGTTTGGTCATGCAGTGAGTTTGgaacaacacaaaaaaatccACACCAACGAGAGAACTTTTGAGTGCAAGCAGTGCAACAAGACCTTCAAAAGATCCTCGACTCTGTCCACTCACATGCTTATTCACTCAGACACGAGACCGTTTCCCTGTGACTACTGCGGAAAGAGATTTCATCAGAAATCGGACATGAAAAAACACACTTATGTTCACACGGGCGAGAAGCCTCACAAATGTCAGCAGTGTGGAAAAGCGTTTAGTCAATCTAGCAATCTCATCACTCACAGTCGAAAACATTCAGGTTTCAAACCTTTCTCTTGCCAAGTGTGCGATCGAGCATTTTACAGAAAAGTTGATCTTAGGCGGCACGCATATACGCATGAGATGGaacaattttcaaataaagagTCTTAG